The following are encoded together in the Triticum dicoccoides isolate Atlit2015 ecotype Zavitan chromosome 6B, WEW_v2.0, whole genome shotgun sequence genome:
- the LOC119324570 gene encoding uncharacterized protein LOC119324570 isoform X2, with product MRMDAEGMEFLLDLVDRFPVREEFADSLEQTDPVPLLYLLQNGAGNLEAGAANGGSDLAQMAGEDDMAAAQEGAQQRRAASPTRSSQSTDSVNPEAPGWTKRCDS from the exons ATGCGAATGGACGCTGAGGGTATGGAGTTTCTGCTTGATTTGGTCGACAG GTTCCCCGTTCGGGAGGAATTTGCTGATAGCCTTGAACAAACAGATCCGGTTCCCCTCCTCTACTTGTTACAGAATGGGGCTGGAAATCTTGAGGCTGGTGCTGCAAACGGTGGGTCTGACCTGGCTCAGATGGCCGGCGAAGATGACATGGCTGCCGCGCAAGAAGGTGCCCAGCAGCGCCGAGCTGCATCTCCGACGAGGTCTTCTCAGTCAACCGACAGTGTGAATCCAGAGGCCCCCGGCTGGACTAAAAG
- the LOC119324570 gene encoding uncharacterized protein LOC119324570 isoform X1: MRMDAEGMEFLLDLVDRFPVREEFADSLEQTDPVPLLYLLQNGAGNLEAGAANGGSDLAQMAGEDDMAAAQEGAQQRRAASPTRSSQSTDSVNPEAPGWTKRPMQGYGRGD; encoded by the exons ATGCGAATGGACGCTGAGGGTATGGAGTTTCTGCTTGATTTGGTCGACAG GTTCCCCGTTCGGGAGGAATTTGCTGATAGCCTTGAACAAACAGATCCGGTTCCCCTCCTCTACTTGTTACAGAATGGGGCTGGAAATCTTGAGGCTGGTGCTGCAAACGGTGGGTCTGACCTGGCTCAGATGGCCGGCGAAGATGACATGGCTGCCGCGCAAGAAGGTGCCCAGCAGCGCCGAGCTGCATCTCCGACGAGGTCTTCTCAGTCAACCGACAGTGTGAATCCAGAGGCCCCCGGCTGGACTAAAAG ACCAATGCAGGGTTATGGACGTGGCGATTAA